The nucleotide window actttatatacataagtataaagTTGGACTTAATGCCGAGGGCATTCCCTACCGGTCGACTTTTGGGTGATGCAGAGGTGAAAACAATATAGGTAggtgtaaaaaattataatataatatgaaaaaaatatgttaaaaataaaagtaaactcaTCTAAAACCTAgtacaaaaattataagaaatccCTATATAGATAAATTACAATGGCGAGGGTTCCATATAAGAGGATTtttaccggcttctctttcgtaatataggtaagcaaactattaaaattttaaataaattatattatattagccaataaatatttacgattACATTAAAGTagaataaaatcgaattataattattagtattagtacctacatttcGTGTCGCCTTCCCGTTCGAAAAcccctttcgccactgataagttatatcaattaaaactataaataggAGTagactatacatataataaaacagggGACCAGGTGTGTCTGtacatggaaaaaaaaaataggtgaCCACATAAcagtaataaaacacaaatcagCGATTTTAATGTAACTTTCAGACCCAAtgtctactaccaaattacttcagaTCCGTCatcgttctgtagcttacctagGTAGTAGGATTAATTTCCCTTTTTTTTAAGAAAGCCGTTGAACTTTATTTATGCCACATAGCGGTCGAATAAGTGGACATGGAAGGAGTGGGGTGAAAAGTATTAGAAGTCCAACAAACAAAAGGATATTAAGACAAagatttacaatgttttttctcCATCAGAATTGAAACTTCGAGATTTCTTTCGGAGTTCAGGGACTTTTCTTCCCGACACCTTTAATATGAAAGATTTATGTTCTAATATTCAAGTGTTTGTTAAAGTTGGAGAAATGCTTCGGTAAGTACAAAATAGGGTAATTTTAATCCAGTTAATACCTACTTCAGTTGttgtaacttatatttaattgtaacggctatttaaataaaccaataaagtttaaagtttatgattaaaaattaggcctaaaataaataaatttacaatggGATGGAAGTACGTATTGCGTTTATTATGTATTTCGATACTTTTCTTTTGTATATTCTGaagacaataataaaactattgagGTGCTTTCTTGGTGCTTCGTGTtctaagatcgtaggaggtattcattgtttaaatcaaataactcgctattgtgtaacaattttttttttcggacaTTACCTGCGACCCTATATTAATCTCTATGTTCTACTAGTTCGCATGAGTGCTTCCgacaagtaaataatgtttacggttctaacaaacataaaactaacCGAACCCATGCAAAATTTggctaattttaattgagtatttacacTAGATATATAGCGtcataaaggaaaaaaaatttgGCTTGTTTATTCCAATTTGCCGGAACAAGGCTATGCAATGATCAAATCtttacaaatacaattatttgttgttaaagAACGGATTAAAACCGTTCGATCTAGCAAgagtgtttataaatatttaaaacttatatatttcataactcGTATTAAAAAGTTCCTGTTAGTAACGTCAATCAAGATAATACTAAGGTTACAAGTACACACgacaatgtatttaattttaaaaattgatttcgtatataagtaataagtataagtATCAAGATCGTGCGTTCCAGACACGCTGTTATGacgtaatatcaaaatttacataaacataatgaGTTTACAGCTACCATGATGCTTCGCGATATATTATCTGGGCTTCCGATCGGACATCaattgtaaatacaataaaacaaggACCAAgatttattttctgtaattggatttattaatttatgttagccagatattgttatttttttgttttcattttttattgtatacaacTCAATAATTAACTTTCTGGAATTAACCTACATAAGGGCgcttattttttgaatataatttacttttaattgtaaaaatatttcattgtactCTGTTtccgttttattattattatttttcatttcatgtaTGTACATTAATAGCAGAATATTTTTAGAGAGGAAGCGTATTACTATTATCGGACACGACGCCAAACACCGAGTAGAATAAGCAGAAAAACTCATTATCATTTTACCCAACTCAGATATCGAACCCGGTGAAGCCAGTGCGAGAGTGAACGCCCCCTATAAGGATAAGGggaataatattacatgatgttgTATGCAAATAGCTTTAAACGTTTCACGATATGAATATAAAAGGAGTGACCCAAATATTGATTGTATGGAAGAATTACGTCACTTGTATTACGCAGTCAGATAAGAGGTCATTCACCCCGGAAGTCGTTATAGCACTTGATCGATAATTCACTTCGCTGAACAAGTTGAAGCAAGCGGAATAATTAATGCAAATTCTTTATTCTTTTccaattcttttttaaattttcttctatGTGCAATTATCGCtggtatattttaaatgcttgagaataaatttcaaataatgagACGTTTTTTttggcctgtttcacaacttctgagtgaATGCTGCTcgttacataaatttataaaccgACCTGAGACAAAAATTAGAcgaaactatataaaaatagacgaatctagatatttatttatttattagcttttccagcagacttaacactacaattacaataatttaaatattataacttaaagcTAAATGTAaacccaagttaggaaaactcaacatgcacataatttaaactaaaagtgaCTTAAGCGCAGCAAATTAAGCACAATATATAACGAGTACTGTCTACATTATCTGTTTAATACGACAACTGTCAATTAGAATTTAGGAGAAATTTGAAAGTTCCAAATATAagtcaattcgaaccagtagttcccgaggttagcgctttcaaacaaactcttcagctttataataatatagatgcCTCGCGATAAAAACCATTCTACCTGAATTATATTTCGCAgtatgtttatatgtataatatttgttaatgtattgtaCTTATGAATCGATAAGTAGTGTGGGAGAATTCTTAAAGTATGATAATTGCTTCGATATCTGTCTTTAAATATGGCCTAATTAAAAGAAACAGCAAATAtgtgaatgtttttatttatgagttCAACCTAACTTCCGCTAAACCAATATTAAAATCTAACCGAATATAAAACAGAGAAATTGACAACGTTGtacatataaatgtcatttttaattcgtttgtgtTGTCAATCCTGCGAATAAATCTTAtctcatgattgaaaaatagtccttaaaataataactagtAGGTACACAATAGCATCAATACACGTTATGTTTAAATGAAATACTTTTAAGTTAAGAAACACAATTGGTAAGTACACAAATGTATTATGGATTGGATTTTTTGGAATAATTTCACTGTTTTTGTCGCTGACTGTACATCAATATCGGCTTTTCGGCACTCCAGTATACCCTATCTACGGCTTTAAAATAGTTTCCCGCTCCGTGAAATGTGTTTTCCCGCTTTGTTTTCAATGTGAGTTTTTGGGAGTTGGGCTTTGtcaagtttattattttgcaggAATTGACAGTATATTCTGTATTTTTGTGCAGAATATGTGtgttgttttgtgtttttaacgGATTGAACTATGTTTGAAGTGACCTCTAGATATCGTTGGTTACCTCTTATAATACTATGTTAtgtttaagataataatatagtgTTATAGCTAACTTACTAGCTGTAAgtttcccaaataaaataaaatgtaaataaaaataagtcagaaaaaacagatttgaaattttcattttgtCGATAATTAGAAAAGTCAAGATTCTCTATTTGTCTTTCGGgattatagataatttataataaaaaaaacataagtagaATTATTTGGTACATATAattcaaattgtataaaaaaaaacatcatcatcatcttcttTTTCAATGGCAGGatccactactgaacatgagcctctcccaaagattccCAGATCGACCTTTCGacatagaactttgtaataatGAGCGATTTGTCAAAACTTACTCAGTTGACCTACAAATATTGAGTCGCCTTACCAGTGGAGAAGAGTCTATATAACCCAGAGGTaccaaaactttttttttcatggatccctttcaaaattttgctggttccgttATGTTAGGGTCACCGTACCTCTTTCAAAccttatcaatattatctacattgataggtgaactGAAGCCTTCATTTTAGTAGGTAACTATCAAACTAGATAAATTTTCATGCCTTAAGAATTGTGGacccccattttttggtcacgccaacgtagacccccaagtctcccgtggacccctgggATAACTTTGGGaatgaattttaattgaatattttccttaatgtagaatttatgtagaatctaattattattaaaataatttgctgtattatattacaattattcatGCATATTGTCACCTATAGCGTCGAATTCCCTGTCCTGTAATTTATTATCGTCTTTAACATATAAAGGAATGAAGCAATTTAATGTGTAGTGTTGTTTTAAGACGTCAAAAGCATTGTTCATAGtaactaatatattaatgactgcctcggtggcgtagttgtactgcatgcgcggtacggcagcgctctgaggtcctgggttcgaatcccgggtcgaacaaagtgatattagagttattctgctcagtatcagcctggaatttgtgcccgatatggcgataggctcgccccctatcacatcatgggacgggacacactcggcggaaagtgggtgccctggttgcgcttttgcatactccttcggggataaatgcgtgatgtgtgtgtaatatattaattgaggatgtattttaaataaaagtccaattatgtacatacatttaatCAATCAATTTCTATATCTATAGTATAGCGACATAACAGGATGAATTTCCATAGATTTAATcagcataaaatacatataatattaacataattataaataacgataaaacattttaactgTAAAATAGTAGAAGCGATGACCTTAGGACCTTAGTAATACAACCTTAGCAATTCAATAGTAACcactataaattatacaataatgtaataatgtatataaattaagatgGAATGAAGCTTTAATTTCATAGATTAATCTGTACGGACTCGAAAATTTCAAAGATAGAAAAATCGTAGTTGAAAATGGAATATGACCCATACGAAGGACATTACAATAGATATGACTACAAGATATGCTATTATGAGATTAAATTTCGTTGTTATCTAAGAACTCGTACTAGTTTGAGCTTAAAAGTGAATTCGAAACCCGCTAGAGAAGTGAAATTCAATATGAACACGTACACAAATAATTTCGGACTTGTAGCCGGCGTTCGAAAATTTAAAGTACCAAATACATCATCCCCTTTGATATTATTGACTACGAATCGGGACAAAAATTCTTGACGATGGCAGTCGAGAAATTTCTGTGAGACCAAAGCACGGCTTACCACACTTAAAAATAGTAGGGAATGTAGTTTTCCACGACGTTGTCGTTTAGAAGCTAGTTCGGCCGAATATAAAGTTGCCGGCCGCGTTCGGGTCTTCAGTGGAGAAATACTCCTTCCAAAGTTCCTGGAATTCTTCCCAGGAGACGCTGTTTCGGCCCTGAATAAAAGGAATTGTTAGTTGGAAACTACATTCTTTAGACGTTCAATTTCAAACTTTTGATTGTGGGGTTAGAGTcggtatttgtttttaatttattagccGTTCGGCACCTTCTTACAAGGGCATTGTTACAAATCTCTGTACGTATATATATTAGATGTGGATTATTGTAAGTTACTCTggtttattcttataaaattcaaaaattctaCTAAATTCTTGAATTTTAGCTTACAGTCCTAACttgcttaaaaatataacattatttttttccaatctCGCAAAGCCACGAAACATTCAGCATATAAAAAAGGGTATTATATAGTCTGAATTACATAGCGGAAATGTTTTTGTAAGCTcctcattatttataattgtatgagAACAGCATAATATATGGCCCACTGGTTTCCTGAACGAAACAAAAGGCTATTTGACGCTGAATAAAAGCGATTTTAAAGGctaaaaaataccaatgtaaatgtaaaaagaaatccaaaatgtattttatatttgtagaatAAGAGAACTTGTACAGCAGTGGCGACGGGtatatataacccgatttctgccgcattttatgtagaatctaattatcattagaacgatctACTGACCGCATTATGcatatttttacgtaaatgTTGTCAAACCAAATCATTTATTGTTtgcaaatattgtaacattaattatttagcaATATTTCACCGGCAGACAtgcaaacatataataaaatatgatatttgtataataagttagcacataaaatatttttatattaataattaaattaagtgggtagtatttattaaagtcaattaatttcttcttttttcATTACAGTcttcatttatattatcttaatgAAGACTCTGTCTTGGGATCCTTTCGGGTAaatgtcacctttcgccactaccGTGCAGACAATGAATTGACGACCAGCGTTTTTGATACGCGCGGTTTCTGTACGTATGTATCGCGTTTACTACGCGTATTAGATATCAAAGCGCATCGTCGGCAAAAATAGTTTTGCAGAGGCTCTTGAGTTTTTGATACGGATTTTTAGTTCCAGCTTTGAATGGTATCACTCATAAAGAAAacgttaaatgttaaaatataactaacaaGTAACAATTTCTAAATTACTACAATAATTCCATTATCCTATTTCACAAGTagctttacatttttattaaattattcctaGTCTTTTGATTCCTTTTCATGTTAACTTACGAAagacgtaaataataatttgagctagtattttcacgaaaaactcAAAGTAATCTAGAGAAACTAAAATGATTTatgaaatctttatttataacctaACCTCGCAgcagttattattttaagttaataaataacctTGAAATAAGGCACAATTTACGTCTTGTAgaatctaatttataaattgaaataaacttaGACGTAGCGTACACAAAAAAACTGAGTAGatcttttttcattaaatatattacatgtatttTACATCTTTAAAAATGTACTATCGAGACAGATTATCAATACAGGATTATGTGAAACCaaggcccttattctgtacgatagtgtaaacgcgtaacgcggccgtgtcatgttatcttcgtgaaatgtgcgtggaatggtattctgtaagccaaatttctatagtcctaaacatgacgcgttgtgttacgtgcttgttacacactgtcaaaataaagtgcgggatagagaataaggccccaaattttgaaaaacaatacTCAGCGTACTACACCGTTCATTATTTTACGTgaatggcaaagtgacccttctACACCTGATCATAAggggagtggggtccaatagaatgtcgactgacaaaagatgattacccctcggcagtcgacacaattatgccggcttacaCAGGATATGCACAAGCTGATCACGGAGcgccacacacttacgtgggccactatggcgggttttaaaaccttgtgttcgatggtcgctatctgggcggatataaaatatatcctaccaccaaccaGTAACGCGGACTAACTTCTGACAACTATCTAAAGTTGTACCCTTAGAAAGTACATACAGTAATCAGGAAATAAATACCTTAGCCATCTTACTGAACGCCATCTTGCACTCCTGAGGGTCGATGCCGTAGGAGGAACAGACGGTGGTGAACTCATCGCAGTCGATGGTACCATCAGCACTAGCGTCTTCCAGTTGGAACATGAACTGGCAATACAATTGCTGCCACTTCAAAGCAGCGCTCGGGTTCTGAGCGTAGTCGTTCCACATCGACACCCATTCTTCGACAGACAcctggaaaaatattaaataatgtatacagGTATACCTagcatgaataataaaaacatcaagcGTCAGGCATTTTGATGAGATGAAGCAAGTCTCTAAGAACCTAGCTCCCTTGGTGTCGATTTAACGTTTAAGTTTCTTTACAGTCGTTAGATACTATGAGTCAAAAAAGAGATTCGTGCTGTTAATTCACAGTTACACGTTTTGCTATTCGAAGCTTACACGCGTAAAAGATCTTGCTGTTTTAGTTCCAAATCTGGTCAAGGAGCGCTGTTTTAATTTCcattcaaaaatatacaaacgaaACTATAACTTAACTCATTCTATAACGCACATATTCATGCTAGAGGTATCGACGGGTTTTAAATTACACAACATAAATACTTCGTTTTGGTGGCTGTATCTCATAGAGTATCCGAATGGTTTCAGTTTAATATAACTGGGCAAGAaacggatttaaaatatttgtcaaaatatatcaagagttattgaaataaaagcgACTCTACAATCCGAATAGCGGGAAAACTGAAAAAGAACCTAACAGcggcaaaaacaaaattactatgCAGTTATTTCATAGCTTAAAAGTACAATAGCTAAGCTTTATATCGGATGTTgcaaagtaaacatttttgccggcaaacattcagctggTAAACGGGTTAAGTCTGccaaccattttttttttggtaataaacGTGCAATTCTATTCTCATCCTGAGA belongs to Manduca sexta isolate Smith_Timp_Sample1 unplaced genomic scaffold, JHU_Msex_v1.0 HiC_scaffold_3226, whole genome shotgun sequence and includes:
- the LOC119192815 gene encoding calexcitin-2-like (The sequence of the model RefSeq protein was modified relative to this genomic sequence to represent the inferred CDS: added 111 bases not found in genome assembly) — protein: MSVSEFRRKKLLYVFNVFFDVNQSGTIERKDFELAIEKICHLRGWKPGDKKNTETHEIMIKIWDGLRKRADSNKDGQVSVEEWVSMWNDYAQNPSAALKWQQLYCQFMFQLEDASADGTIDCDEFTTVCSSYGIDPQECKMAFSKMAKGRNSVSWEEFQELWKEYFSTEDPNAAGNFIFGRTSF